One Ahaetulla prasina isolate Xishuangbanna chromosome 1, ASM2864084v1, whole genome shotgun sequence DNA window includes the following coding sequences:
- the ABCD4 gene encoding lysosomal cobalamin transporter ABCD4 isoform X3 encodes MSPIISKLVQQEKLEGDFRAGEVEHMRTNYKLQNLLKTQRELMGKELWLYIGINTFDYLGSILSYVMIAIPIFNGVYDDLNPTELSSLVSKNAFVSIYLIHCFSVLIDLSTTVSDVAGYTHRIGELEEVLLNLSKKQNHSESQDEWDFDSISKEKRISNDTAFVLEHVSLAAPSKNLLIKDLNMRVTQGNNLLITGNTGTGKTSLLRILGGLWKCKQGEVHMLTSFGPHGVVIIPQRPFFTDGTLREQIIYPLKEIYPDSGSIDDDRILRFLELAGLSDLLMRTGGLDQPVDWNWYDILSPGEMQRLSFARLFYLQPQYAVLDEATSALTEDVENEMYRICIQLGMTLVSVGHHKSLEKFHSWILKLYGEGKWELTRIEKP; translated from the exons ATGAGTCCCATTATTTCAAAACTGGTGCAACAGGAAAAGCTTGAAGGTGATTTCAG AGCTGGGGAAGTTGAACACATGCGAACCAACTACAAGCTTCAAAATCTTTTAAAGACACAAAGAGAACTGATGGGAAAGGAACTATGGCTATACA TTGGGATCAACACTTTTGACTATTTGGGCAGCATCCTGAGCTACGTGATGATTGCCATTCCTATATTTAATGGAGTATATGATGATCTGAATCCCACAGAATTGAGCTCCTTAGTCAGCAAG AATGCCTTTGTCTCCATTTACCTGATTCACTGTTTCAGCGTCTTAATTGATCTCTCTACCACAGTGTCTGACGTAGCTGGCTACACGCACAG aattggagagttggaagaagtattGCTGAACCTTTCCAAGAAGCAAAATCATAGTGAATCACAAGACGAATGGGACTTCGACAG CATTTCTAAAGAGAAGAGGATTTCAAACGACACCGCTTTTGTTCTGGAGCATGTTTCCCTTGCTGCTCCTTCCAAGAACCTGCTTATCAAGGACCTAAACATGAGAGTCACACAAGGGAATAATCTCCTGATTACTGGGAATACAGGCACAGGAAAGACATCTTTGTTGCGTATTCTCGGAGGCCTGTGGAAGTGCAAGCAGG GAGAAGTCCACATGCTGACTTCCTTTGGCCCCCATGGAGTGGTGATCATACCTCAGCGTCCTTTCTTCACAGATGGAACACTGCGGGAACAG ATTATATACCCTCTAAAGGAAATCTATCCAGATTCTG GGTCTATAGATGATGACAGGATACTCAGGTTCCTGGAGCTGGCTGGACTG TCAGACTTGTTAATGAGAACAGGAGGTTTGGACCAGCCTGTGGACTGGAACTG GTATGACATTCTTTCACCAGGTGAGATGCAACGGCTGTCATTTGCTCGCCTATTCTACTTACAACCCCAGTATGCAG TGCTAGATGAAGCTACAAGTGCATTGACAGAAGATGTAGAGAATGAGATGTATAGAATCTGCATCCAACTGGGAATGACTCTGGTCAGTGTGGGCCATCACAAAAGTCTGGAAAAG TTCCATAGCTGGATTTTGAAACTGTATGGAGAAGGAAAATGGGAACTAACAAGAATTGAGAAACCCTGA
- the ABCD4 gene encoding lysosomal cobalamin transporter ABCD4 isoform X4, with product MRTNYKLQNLLKTQRELMGKELWLYIGINTFDYLGSILSYVMIAIPIFNGVYDDLNPTELSSLVSKNAFVSIYLIHCFSVLIDLSTTVSDVAGYTHRIGELEEVLLNLSKKQNHSESQDEWDFDSISKEKRISNDTAFVLEHVSLAAPSKNLLIKDLNMRVTQGNNLLITGNTGTGKTSLLRILGGLWKCKQGEVHMLTSFGPHGVVIIPQRPFFTDGTLREQIIYPLKEIYPDSGSIDDDRILRFLELAGLSDLLMRTGGLDQPVDWNWYDILSPGEMQRLSFARLFYLQPQYAVLDEATSALTEDVENEMYRICIQLGMTLVSVGHHKSLEKFHSWILKLYGEGKWELTRIEKP from the exons ATGCGAACCAACTACAAGCTTCAAAATCTTTTAAAGACACAAAGAGAACTGATGGGAAAGGAACTATGGCTATACA TTGGGATCAACACTTTTGACTATTTGGGCAGCATCCTGAGCTACGTGATGATTGCCATTCCTATATTTAATGGAGTATATGATGATCTGAATCCCACAGAATTGAGCTCCTTAGTCAGCAAG AATGCCTTTGTCTCCATTTACCTGATTCACTGTTTCAGCGTCTTAATTGATCTCTCTACCACAGTGTCTGACGTAGCTGGCTACACGCACAG aattggagagttggaagaagtattGCTGAACCTTTCCAAGAAGCAAAATCATAGTGAATCACAAGACGAATGGGACTTCGACAG CATTTCTAAAGAGAAGAGGATTTCAAACGACACCGCTTTTGTTCTGGAGCATGTTTCCCTTGCTGCTCCTTCCAAGAACCTGCTTATCAAGGACCTAAACATGAGAGTCACACAAGGGAATAATCTCCTGATTACTGGGAATACAGGCACAGGAAAGACATCTTTGTTGCGTATTCTCGGAGGCCTGTGGAAGTGCAAGCAGG GAGAAGTCCACATGCTGACTTCCTTTGGCCCCCATGGAGTGGTGATCATACCTCAGCGTCCTTTCTTCACAGATGGAACACTGCGGGAACAG ATTATATACCCTCTAAAGGAAATCTATCCAGATTCTG GGTCTATAGATGATGACAGGATACTCAGGTTCCTGGAGCTGGCTGGACTG TCAGACTTGTTAATGAGAACAGGAGGTTTGGACCAGCCTGTGGACTGGAACTG GTATGACATTCTTTCACCAGGTGAGATGCAACGGCTGTCATTTGCTCGCCTATTCTACTTACAACCCCAGTATGCAG TGCTAGATGAAGCTACAAGTGCATTGACAGAAGATGTAGAGAATGAGATGTATAGAATCTGCATCCAACTGGGAATGACTCTGGTCAGTGTGGGCCATCACAAAAGTCTGGAAAAG TTCCATAGCTGGATTTTGAAACTGTATGGAGAAGGAAAATGGGAACTAACAAGAATTGAGAAACCCTGA